A genomic stretch from Candidatus Nitrotoga arctica includes:
- the purM gene encoding phosphoribosylformylglycinamidine cyclo-ligase: protein MACTVSRRKRELNLSLPDTLSYRDAGVDIAAGDRLVENIKPFAKRTMRPEVLSGIGGFGGLVEISKKYREPVLVSGTDGVGTKLKLAFELNRHDTVGIDLVGMSVNDILVQGAEPLFFLDYFACGKLDVDAATEVIKGIAAGCELAGCALIGGETAEMPGMYPVGEYDLAGFAVGVVEKANIITGTDIRPGDIVLGLASNGAHSNGYSLVRKIIERSQPDLNAKFDSERTLADCIMAPTRIYVKPLLALMQTLQIKGMAHITGGGLLENVPRVLPSNVTAVIDGLAWHTPKLFEWLREQGNVAQQEMYRTFNCGIGMVVIVDQNDAADAITQLVAAGETVWRIGTIEARIGDEAQTRIC, encoded by the coding sequence ATGGCCTGCACTGTATCCCGAAGAAAGCGAGAACTCAACTTGAGCTTACCTGATACCCTTTCCTACCGCGACGCCGGCGTAGATATAGCCGCAGGTGACCGTCTGGTGGAAAACATTAAACCATTCGCCAAACGTACGATGCGCCCGGAAGTTCTGAGTGGCATAGGCGGCTTTGGCGGATTAGTCGAAATTTCTAAAAAATACCGCGAGCCGGTGCTGGTGTCTGGCACCGATGGCGTGGGTACCAAATTGAAATTGGCATTCGAATTGAATCGTCACGATACAGTTGGCATCGACCTGGTTGGGATGAGCGTCAACGACATTCTGGTGCAGGGCGCAGAGCCGCTGTTTTTCCTTGATTATTTCGCCTGTGGCAAGCTGGATGTGGATGCTGCTACCGAAGTCATCAAGGGCATAGCGGCAGGATGCGAGCTGGCTGGTTGCGCGCTCATCGGCGGCGAGACCGCTGAAATGCCAGGCATGTATCCGGTGGGCGAATATGACCTCGCCGGTTTCGCTGTGGGTGTAGTGGAAAAAGCCAACATCATCACCGGCACTGACATTCGGCCTGGCGACATAGTGCTGGGACTCGCCTCCAACGGCGCTCACTCCAACGGTTACTCGCTGGTACGTAAAATCATCGAGCGCAGCCAACCTGACCTCAATGCTAAATTTGATAGTGAGCGCACGCTGGCAGATTGCATTATGGCGCCCACGCGCATCTATGTGAAACCATTGCTGGCGCTGATGCAAACCCTTCAAATAAAAGGTATGGCGCACATCACTGGCGGTGGTCTGCTTGAAAATGTACCGCGTGTGTTGCCTTCCAACGTCACCGCCGTGATTGACGGACTCGCCTGGCACACGCCCAAGCTGTTCGAATGGCTCCGCGAACAGGGCAACGTAGCTCAACAAGAAATGTACCGCACCTTCAACTGCGGCATCGGCATGGTGGTTATCGTGGATCAGAATGATGCCGCAGATGCAATTACTCAGCTGGTCGCCGCTGGAGAAACTGTATGGCGCATAGGCACAATTGAAGCGCGGATAGGCGATGAAGCACAAACCCGAATCTGTTAA
- the hda gene encoding DnaA regulatory inactivator Hda, with protein sequence MTQLLLNITPDWLPTLNNFVPGRNVELLSALQHALAGTSNERCFYLWGEVGCGKSHLMQAAVVQARSLGQSAVFAHGAVPDLVPVIAVDDVEALDDAAQIALFTLYNRVRESGGMLLVSGGSAPTHLSLRDDLRTRLGWGLIYQVHALNDAEKAQALEQHGQARGFILPRDVTQYLLRHGRRDMPALLGLMDALDAQCLRLQRAPSVPLLKEVMQTFNVESV encoded by the coding sequence ATGACGCAATTATTATTAAACATCACTCCAGACTGGTTGCCTACGCTCAATAATTTTGTACCGGGTCGCAATGTTGAGTTGCTCTCGGCATTGCAACACGCATTGGCAGGAACCTCAAATGAACGGTGTTTCTACCTATGGGGAGAGGTGGGCTGTGGTAAGAGCCATCTTATGCAAGCAGCGGTGGTGCAGGCACGCTCATTGGGACAGTCGGCAGTCTTTGCTCATGGCGCTGTGCCAGATTTGGTTCCAGTGATTGCAGTGGATGATGTTGAGGCGCTAGATGATGCTGCGCAGATTGCGCTGTTCACCCTTTATAATAGGGTGCGCGAAAGCGGCGGCATGTTACTGGTTAGCGGTGGATCTGCGCCGACCCATTTAAGCTTGCGCGATGACCTGCGCACCCGGTTGGGGTGGGGGTTAATATACCAGGTGCATGCGCTGAATGATGCAGAAAAGGCGCAAGCATTGGAGCAGCATGGACAAGCGCGCGGCTTCATCCTGCCGCGCGACGTGACGCAATACCTGTTGCGTCACGGACGGCGTGATATGCCTGCGCTGCTCGGGCTGATGGATGCACTGGATGCGCAGTGCTTGCGCTTACAGCGTGCGCCCTCGGTACCATTGCTGAAAGAAGTGATGCAAACTTTTAACGTGGAGTCTGTGTGA
- a CDS encoding HAD family hydrolase, with product MNLALFDLDNTLLNGDSDFEWAQFLIEQGVLDRELFEAKNLAFYEQYKAGTLDIYEFLDFQLKPLSRHARKVLNGWRDDFMQYKVRGMMSVPAQELVARHRAAQDVCIIITATNSFVTSPIAREFGVEHLIATEPEEKDGEFTGGVSGVPCFREGKITRLESWLAQRGWGWNSFADSFFYSDSLNDLPLLAKVNNPIAVDPDATLRKHAEQHGWRILTFR from the coding sequence GTGAACCTTGCGCTATTTGATTTAGACAATACCTTGCTGAATGGTGACAGTGATTTCGAGTGGGCTCAATTTCTCATCGAACAGGGCGTGCTCGATCGCGAGCTATTTGAGGCGAAGAACTTGGCTTTTTATGAGCAATACAAAGCGGGTACGCTGGATATTTATGAGTTCCTCGATTTCCAGTTGAAACCCTTGTCGCGTCATGCGCGCAAGGTGTTAAATGGCTGGCGTGATGACTTCATGCAGTACAAGGTGCGCGGCATGATGTCTGTGCCTGCGCAAGAGCTGGTAGCACGGCACCGCGCGGCGCAGGACGTGTGCATCATCATTACTGCCACTAACAGTTTTGTAACATCGCCGATTGCGCGCGAATTCGGCGTGGAACATCTGATTGCCACTGAGCCGGAAGAAAAGGACGGTGAATTTACTGGGGGTGTATCTGGCGTGCCGTGTTTCCGCGAAGGCAAGATTACCCGGTTGGAAAGCTGGTTGGCGCAACGAGGATGGGGGTGGAATAGTTTTGCCGATAGTTTTTTTTACAGCGATTCTTTGAACGACCTGCCATTGCTGGCGAAAGTAAACAATCCAATAGCGGTCGATCCGGATGCAACATTGCGCAAACATGCAGAACAGCATGGCTGGCGTATTTTGACTTTCCGTTGA
- a CDS encoding FecCD family ABC transporter permease, with translation MSPRALFSLLLCTVPLSLGFGLMNGSLPLAPIEVWYALLGNNEDTATEVLWQLRLPRVLAAFVCGGLLALSGVLLQALLRNPLADPYILGISGGAAVGALAAMLLGAGLATTQLSSFMGALLAIVAVFGLGFRHGERNIYRLLLTGVVLSAGCGALISLLLTLAQGEQVKGMLFWLMGDLSHSQGLPFAWFVLLAVGLCAMVLSGGLDVLAGGLDKAAALGVAVGRWQAGLYFAAAMLTVTALQLGGSIGFVGLMIPHAIRLLGVSAHRWLIPLSILLGGSFLVLADTLARMLWSPLQLPVGIFTALLGVPVLLWLLSRRS, from the coding sequence ATGTCCCCACGAGCCCTTTTTTCCCTGCTGCTATGCACAGTCCCGCTGAGTCTAGGCTTTGGCCTGATGAACGGCTCATTGCCACTTGCACCGATTGAGGTGTGGTACGCTTTGCTGGGCAATAACGAGGATACTGCAACAGAGGTGTTATGGCAGTTGCGCTTGCCGCGTGTACTGGCGGCATTTGTCTGTGGCGGGCTGCTGGCTTTGTCCGGTGTGCTGTTGCAGGCACTGCTGCGCAATCCGCTGGCAGATCCTTATATCCTCGGCATTTCCGGCGGCGCGGCGGTGGGTGCGCTGGCCGCTATGTTGCTTGGCGCGGGCTTGGCTACCACGCAGTTATCATCGTTTATGGGTGCATTGCTGGCTATAGTCGCGGTATTTGGTTTGGGCTTTCGACACGGCGAACGAAATATCTACCGCCTGCTACTTACCGGCGTGGTGCTTTCTGCCGGTTGCGGCGCGCTGATCAGCCTGCTGCTGACGTTAGCGCAGGGTGAGCAGGTGAAGGGCATGTTGTTCTGGCTGATGGGAGATTTGTCGCATTCGCAAGGTTTGCCATTTGCCTGGTTTGTGTTGCTGGCAGTGGGATTGTGCGCGATGGTGTTGTCCGGTGGGCTGGATGTGCTGGCGGGCGGTCTGGACAAGGCGGCGGCACTGGGGGTAGCGGTTGGTCGCTGGCAAGCGGGATTGTATTTCGCTGCTGCTATGCTTACTGTGACAGCGCTGCAACTCGGCGGTAGCATTGGTTTCGTCGGTTTGATGATACCGCATGCCATTCGCCTCCTCGGTGTCAGCGCACACCGCTGGCTCATCCCCTTGTCGATATTATTGGGCGGCAGCTTTTTGGTGCTGGCCGATACTTTGGCACGCATGTTGTGGTCGCCGCTGCAATTGCCAGTGGGTATATTCACTGCACTGCTGGGCGTGCCAGTATTGCTGTGGTTATTGAGTCGGCGGAGCTGA
- a CDS encoding ABC transporter ATP-binding protein, with protein sequence MQAFNNLVLEVRKLTVAIGGKMICRELDMMIRPGECWGVLGQNGVGKTTLLRTLAGLHKPQSGMVSWNGVALATHTRRNLAQHLGVLLQNEGGEFWGSVQEYVLLGRFPHRASLFGYNVQDEALAQQALVQMELEGLAQRPYNTLSGGEQQRAAIAQALAQQAQCYLLDEPLQHLDLRHQAQTMQVFNRLKEQGCALMMVLHDTLWAQRCCDHVLMQFADGHVLHGTAQELLTRAHLEALYQCPLRELSVEGERWFVAGV encoded by the coding sequence ATGCAAGCATTTAATAATCTGGTTTTGGAGGTACGTAAACTCACAGTAGCAATAGGCGGCAAGATGATATGCCGCGAACTTGATATGATGATTCGTCCCGGTGAGTGTTGGGGCGTGTTAGGGCAGAACGGGGTGGGAAAGACCACCTTGCTCCGAACGTTGGCCGGTTTGCATAAGCCACAGTCTGGCATGGTGAGTTGGAATGGTGTGGCACTGGCTACTCATACTCGGCGCAACCTCGCGCAGCATCTTGGGGTGTTGCTGCAAAATGAAGGCGGTGAATTCTGGGGTAGTGTGCAGGAATATGTATTGTTGGGCCGTTTTCCCCATCGCGCCTCGCTGTTCGGTTATAACGTACAGGATGAAGCACTGGCACAGCAGGCTTTGGTGCAGATGGAGTTAGAAGGGCTGGCACAACGACCATACAATACATTGTCAGGCGGTGAACAGCAGCGTGCCGCAATTGCCCAGGCGCTGGCGCAGCAAGCACAGTGTTATTTGCTGGATGAACCATTACAGCATCTTGACTTGCGCCATCAGGCACAGACGATGCAAGTGTTCAACCGGTTGAAGGAGCAAGGGTGTGCGCTTATGATGGTGCTGCATGACACGCTGTGGGCGCAACGCTGCTGCGATCATGTACTGATGCAGTTTGCTGATGGTCATGTGCTGCATGGTACAGCGCAAGAGTTGCTGACGCGCGCGCACTTGGAGGCGTTGTATCAGTGCCCGTTACGCGAGCTGTCTGTGGAGGGAGAGCGCTGGTTTGTAGCGGGTGTATAA